The following proteins come from a genomic window of Syngnathus acus chromosome 15, fSynAcu1.2, whole genome shotgun sequence:
- the foxn2a gene encoding forkhead box protein N2 gives MGPIIGMSPDKKTEIPGTQEERTWLRGVCGVGTLPEAECASSPLATSVDRAGGAEDEELTNLNWLHENLLQNFTLGGPEAQPSGSPLFDIEGDYGSNQGTSSSSTASTHSRGRERDSLKSKPPFSFSLLIYMAIEQSPSKSLPVKEIYGWILEHFPYFSNAPTGWKNSVRHNLSLNKCFRKVERSLGKASGKGSLWCVDPEYRPNLIQALKKQHFPAAHAFCTPPASPPSASSPPRHLFLQGCSFKESDIDAATAMMLLNSAPGHHVDPCNSDGPLDLSRPDSVLVSSDPKQDHNYSSVALQRCSSRSSSSSLSSLDEGGCERRQSRRAGSEGFHSDEDSDLWDERGVNQTQRRPPAIKWPAGKRPRREVKPELDEELKEAAGSLLHLAGIRSCTEGSKRNVKSTKLNRK, from the exons ATGGGTCCAATTATTGGGATGTCACCAGACAAGAAAACGGAAATTCCGGGTACGCAAGAGGAGCGGACATGGCTTCGAGGTGTTTGTGGAGTCGGAACACTGCCCGAGGCGGAGTGCGCTTCCAGCCCCCTTGCGACCAGCGTGGACCGAGCCGGCGGTGCCGAAGACGAAGAACTCACCAACCTCAACTGGCTTCATGAGAACCTGCTTCAGAACTTCACGTTGGGAGGTCCTGAAGCGCAACCCAGTGGGAGCCCTCTCTTTGACATCGAAGGAGACTACGGATCCAACCAGGGAACTTCATCCTCGTCCACAGCCTCAACTCACAGTAGGGGTAGAGAGCGGGACTCCTTGAAGTCCAAGcccccattttctttttcgctCCTCATTTACATGGCCATTGAGCAGTCTCCCAGCAAATCTTTACCCGTCAAAGAAATCTATGGCTGGATTCTTGAGCACTTCCCTTACTTCTCCAATGCTCCCACCGGATGGAAGAACTCAGTGCGTCACAATCTCTCCCTGAATAAATGCTTCCGCAAGGTCGAAAGGAGTTTAGGAAAG GCCAGTGGAAAAGGTTCTCTGTGGTGCGTCGACCCAGAATACCGCCCCAACCTGATCCAAGCCCTTAAGAAGCAGCACTTTCCCGCCGCACATGCCTTCTGCACACCACCCGCCTCCCCGCCCAG TGCCTCCTCACCCCCTCGCCATCTCTTTCTGCAAGGTTGCTCATTTAAAG AGTCTGATATTGATGCTGCCACTGCCATGATGCTCTTAAACTCTGCCCCAGGGCACCACGTTGACCCAT GCAATTCTGACGGCCCACTGGACCTCTCCAGACCCGACTCGGTCCTGGTGAGCAGCGATCCAAAGCAGGACCACAACTACAGCAGCGTCGCCCTGCAGCGCTGCTCCTCCCGGTCTTCCTCGTCCTCCCTTTCCTCCCTAGATGAAGGAGGCTGCGAGCGCAGGCAGTCCCGCCGCGCCGGCAGCGAGGGCTTCCACAGCGACGAGGACTCTGACCTCTGGGATGAGAGGGGCGTCAACCAAACGCAGCGCCGTCCACCCGCCATCAAATGGCCTGCTGGCAAAAGGCCGCGGCGTGAGGTCAAGCCAGAGCTGGATGAGGAGCTTAAAGAGGCCGCTGGTTCCTTGCTGCACCTGGCGGGTATACGCAGTTGCACGGAGGGCTCCAAACGCAATGTCAAGAGCACAAAACTTAACAGGAAATAA